A region from the Euleptes europaea isolate rEulEur1 chromosome 13, rEulEur1.hap1, whole genome shotgun sequence genome encodes:
- the SOX3 gene encoding transcription factor SOX-3 — protein sequence MYSMLEGELKPPQPNPGGGSAGNGVPGGAGKGVGGGGGGGGGGGGGGNGATDQDRVKRPMNAFMVWSRGQRRKMAQENPKMHNSEISKRLGADWKLLSDSEKRPFIDEAKRLRAVHMKEYPDYKYRPRRKTKTLLKKDKYSLPGNLLAAGGAGGGAVSSPVGVGQRLDSYAHMNGWPNGAYASLMPEQLGYGQHPAMGNAQLQPMHRYDVSGLQYSPIMSSAQPYMSAAASTYTMAAAAYGQQPSGHSMSLGTMGSVVKSEPSSPPPAIASHSQRACLGDLRDMISMYLPPGGDAADPSTLQGPRLHSVHQHYQSAGTSVNGTVPLTHI from the coding sequence ATGTACAGCATGCTGGAGGGCGAGCTGAAGCCCCCGCAGCCCAACCCCGGGGGCGGCTCGGCCGGGAACGGCGTCCCGGGTGGCGCCGGCAAAGGGgtcggcggcggaggaggaggcggcggaggaggcggcggcggcggcaacggCGCGACGGACCAAGACCGGGTGAAGAGGCCCATGAACGCCTTCATGGTGTGGTCGCGGGGCCAGCGGCGCAAGATGGCCCAGGAGAACCCCAAGATGCACAACTCGGAGATCTCCAAGCGCCTGGGCGCCGACTGGAAGCTGCTGAGCGACTCGGAGAAGCGGCCCTTCATCGACGAGGCCAAGCGGCTGCGCGCCGTCCACATGAAGGAGTACCCGGATTATAAATACCGGCCCCGTCGGAAGACGAAGACGCTGCTCAAGAAGGACAAGTACTCCCTGCCGGGGAACCTGCTGGCGGCGGGAGGCGCCGGCGGCGGGGCGGTGAGTAGCCCCGTCGGGGTGGGCCAGCGCCTGGACTCGTACGCCCACATGAACGGCTGGCCCAACGGCGCGTACGCCTCCCTGATGCCCGAGCAGCTGGGCTACGGCCAGCACCCGGCCATGGGCAACGCGCAGCTCCAGCCCATGCACCGCTACGACGTGAGCGGCCTGCAGTACAGCCCCATCATGTCGAGCGCCCAGCCCTACATGAGCGCCGCCGCCTCCACCTACACCATGGCCGCCGCCGCCTACGGGCAGCAGCCGTCGGGCCACTCCATGAGCCTGGGGACCATGGGCTCGGTGGTGAAGTCCGAGCCCAGCTCGCCGCCCCCGGCCATCGCCTCGCACTCCCAGCGGGCCTGCCTGGGAGACTTGCGGGATATGATCAGCATGTACCTGCCCCCCGGGGGAGACGCGGCCGACCCGTCGACGCTCCAGGGGCCTCGGCTACACAGCGTCCACCAACACTATCAGAGCGCCGGGACTTCGGTGAACGGCACCGTGCCGCTGACTCATATCTAG